Proteins found in one Bremerella volcania genomic segment:
- a CDS encoding sulfatase family protein codes for MKSTWFAPLFLLLLTANAFAQGNLDPLPNVLLIVTDDMGYGDMSSQGAQGFSTPNLDKLAGQGTRFTSFYVAQPVCTASRAAFLSGCYPNRVSLQGALNHTSKNGIHPDEYLLPEMFKDLGYATAGMGKWHLGTVMEFWPTRNGFDEWFGTPYSNDNTKYHPVLADEMPPFPLYEGETVVELDPDQSQFTKRITEKAISFIERNKDRPFFLYLPQIMPHVPIFASEQFKGKTEHGLYGDVIEELDWSVGELMRTLDRLKLTDNTIVIFFSDNGPWPSYGEHAGDAGPFREGKLTTFEGGVRVPCIMRWPGHIPANRVCDEPIMSIDLLPTLTKIVGGQMPTKKIDGLDISEVLTTKDGKTPHEAYFFFGGTGLQAVRSGKWKLHFPHPYITVAGEPGKGGKPSNWGKNPAQSITQSGIEGIASRHGGRVEHIELSLFDLESDPGETKNLASQYPEVVERLSKLADPIRQDLGDSLTGVEGTGVREAGWAK; via the coding sequence ATGAAATCTACCTGGTTTGCCCCTTTGTTTCTGTTGCTGCTGACTGCGAATGCTTTCGCCCAAGGTAACTTGGATCCATTGCCCAACGTCCTGTTGATCGTGACCGACGACATGGGATACGGCGATATGAGCAGCCAGGGAGCCCAAGGCTTCAGCACGCCGAACCTGGATAAATTGGCAGGGCAGGGGACTCGGTTCACAAGCTTCTATGTCGCTCAGCCGGTGTGCACGGCCAGCCGCGCGGCTTTCCTGAGTGGCTGCTATCCCAACCGCGTGAGCCTGCAGGGAGCCCTGAATCACACCAGCAAGAACGGGATTCATCCGGACGAGTACCTGCTACCGGAGATGTTCAAAGACCTGGGCTATGCGACCGCGGGCATGGGCAAGTGGCACTTGGGAACGGTGATGGAGTTTTGGCCGACTCGTAACGGCTTCGACGAGTGGTTCGGCACGCCGTACTCCAACGACAACACGAAGTACCACCCGGTGCTGGCCGACGAGATGCCCCCGTTCCCACTGTACGAAGGAGAGACGGTCGTCGAACTGGATCCCGATCAAAGCCAGTTCACCAAGCGAATCACCGAGAAGGCCATTTCCTTCATCGAGCGCAATAAGGACCGACCCTTCTTTTTGTATCTCCCCCAGATCATGCCGCATGTGCCGATCTTTGCGTCGGAGCAGTTCAAGGGGAAGACCGAGCACGGTTTGTACGGGGACGTGATCGAAGAACTCGATTGGTCGGTCGGCGAACTGATGCGAACGCTCGATCGGTTGAAGCTGACTGACAATACGATCGTGATCTTCTTCAGCGATAACGGACCGTGGCCGAGCTATGGCGAACACGCCGGCGACGCAGGCCCATTCCGCGAAGGAAAGCTGACGACCTTCGAAGGGGGCGTGCGTGTACCATGCATCATGCGCTGGCCGGGGCATATCCCCGCCAATCGCGTGTGTGACGAACCGATCATGTCGATCGACCTCTTGCCCACGCTGACCAAGATCGTCGGCGGACAGATGCCGACCAAGAAGATCGACGGACTCGATATTTCCGAAGTGCTGACCACAAAGGACGGCAAGACACCGCACGAGGCTTACTTCTTCTTCGGCGGCACGGGGCTTCAGGCCGTCCGCAGTGGGAAGTGGAAACTCCACTTTCCGCATCCTTACATCACCGTGGCCGGCGAGCCTGGCAAAGGTGGTAAACCGTCGAACTGGGGCAAGAACCCAGCCCAGTCGATCACCCAAAGCGGCATCGAAGGGATCGCCAGCCGCCACGGAGGCCGTGTTGAGCATATCGAACTGAGCCTGTTCGATCTCGAGAGTGACCCAGGCGAAACCAAGAACCTGGCCAGCCAATACCCCGAGGTGGTCGAACGACTCTCGAAGCTGGCCGATCCGATCCGCCAGGATCTGGGGGACTCGCTTACCGGCGTCGAAGGAACTGGCGTGCGGGAAGCTGGCTGGGCGAAGTAA
- a CDS encoding 3-keto-disaccharide hydrolase gives MKRLFDRASLLVLALAGTMIVASAHAAEVDPPEGFQALFNGKDLTGWYGLNPHQSAKLTGEKKEENHKQQRAEFADHWTVENGELVNDGHGPYATTEKDFGDIELLIDYKTVPKADSGIYLRGTPQVQIWDITTPFNPEQPHIKRHLGSGSLWNNAVDAPGRDPLVVADRPFGEWNEVRIRQVGDVTWVWLNDKLVVDGAVMENYWDRSKPLPATGPIMLQTHGGEIRWRNIFIREISPEEGKKILAEAKK, from the coding sequence ATGAAACGTCTGTTCGATCGCGCATCCTTGTTGGTCCTGGCACTCGCCGGAACCATGATTGTCGCTTCGGCCCATGCCGCGGAAGTTGATCCGCCCGAAGGCTTCCAAGCCTTGTTCAATGGCAAAGATCTTACCGGTTGGTACGGTCTGAACCCTCACCAATCGGCCAAGCTGACTGGCGAGAAGAAAGAAGAAAACCACAAGCAGCAGCGTGCGGAATTCGCCGACCACTGGACGGTTGAAAATGGGGAACTGGTCAACGACGGCCACGGCCCGTATGCCACCACCGAAAAAGACTTCGGCGACATCGAATTGTTGATCGATTACAAAACGGTCCCCAAGGCCGATAGCGGGATCTACCTGCGTGGCACCCCTCAGGTTCAGATCTGGGACATCACCACCCCTTTCAATCCTGAGCAGCCCCATATCAAACGCCATCTGGGCTCCGGCAGCTTGTGGAACAACGCCGTGGATGCCCCAGGCCGCGATCCGCTGGTCGTGGCCGATCGCCCGTTCGGTGAGTGGAACGAAGTCCGCATTCGCCAGGTCGGCGACGTAACCTGGGTTTGGCTCAACGACAAACTGGTCGTCGACGGCGCCGTGATGGAAAACTACTGGGACCGCAGCAAGCCACTGCCTGCCACCGGCCCAATCATGCTGCAAACGCACGGCGGCGAGATTCGCTGGCGCAATATCTTCATCCGTGAGATCAGCCCCGAAGAAGGAAAAAAGATCCTCGCCGAAGCGAAGAAGTAA
- the dapB gene encoding 4-hydroxy-tetrahydrodipicolinate reductase — MVTRIAINGAAGRMGQRLVALGNEDKDLDIVACFEYSGHPKFGQDAGIVAGIGELDVVLVEETTAQYDAIIDFSVPAGAHAAVERAVDAKAALVMATTGLEEEHKAKIREAANVIPVVWAPSMSTTVNLTMKLCEIAAEALKDIPGGADVEVLERHHRFKEDSPSGTALRFGELIANKMGITNFVHGREGRPGARPHNEIAYHAIRTGDNPGEHTIIFGLLGETIEMTVRASNRDCYATGALQAAKFAAGKKPGLYNMNDVLGL, encoded by the coding sequence ATGGTCACACGAATCGCCATCAATGGAGCCGCCGGCCGCATGGGGCAACGCCTGGTTGCCCTGGGAAATGAAGATAAGGACCTCGATATCGTGGCCTGCTTCGAATACAGCGGCCATCCGAAGTTCGGCCAAGACGCCGGCATCGTCGCCGGTATTGGCGAGCTCGACGTCGTCCTGGTCGAGGAAACGACGGCCCAGTACGACGCGATCATCGACTTCTCCGTTCCGGCCGGCGCGCATGCGGCCGTCGAGCGGGCCGTCGACGCGAAAGCCGCCCTGGTAATGGCAACCACCGGCCTGGAAGAAGAACACAAAGCCAAGATTCGCGAAGCCGCCAATGTCATCCCGGTCGTCTGGGCACCCAGCATGAGCACGACGGTCAACCTGACCATGAAGCTGTGCGAGATCGCCGCAGAAGCGCTCAAGGACATCCCAGGCGGCGCCGACGTCGAGGTCCTCGAGCGTCACCACCGCTTCAAGGAAGACAGCCCCAGCGGTACGGCCCTGCGGTTCGGTGAACTGATCGCCAATAAGATGGGCATCACCAATTTCGTGCATGGCCGCGAAGGTCGCCCCGGTGCACGCCCTCACAACGAAATCGCCTACCACGCGATCCGCACCGGCGACAACCCCGGCGAACACACCATCATCTTCGGCCTGCTCGGCGAAACGATCGAAATGACCGTCCGAGCCAGCAACCGCGACTGCTACGCCACCGGAGCCCTGCAAGCGGCCAAGTTCGCCGCCGGCAAAAAACCGGGGCTGTACAACATGAACGACGTGCTGGGACTGTAA